A window of the Acidimicrobiales bacterium genome harbors these coding sequences:
- a CDS encoding CbbQ/NirQ/NorQ/GpvN family protein — protein sequence MPPLTPDASANDAGTADAPYYRPVADEIEIFSAAFAARLPVLLKGPTGCGKTRFVEYMAWRLSQDPTQPTIGLTTVACHEDLTATDLVGRYLLSGEETVWMDGPLTRAVRQGDICYLDEVVEARKDTTVVIHSLTDHRRVLPIEKTSEQVHAHPDFLLVISYNPGYQSVVKDLKPSTRQRFVSIEFDYPDVDAETEIVRTESGTTDDIARCLARIGNKTRHLHERGIEEGVSTRLLVYAGTLIAGGISPRRACQSAIVEAISDDRDVQRAVADIVDVVFP from the coding sequence ATGCCCCCACTGACACCCGACGCCTCGGCGAACGATGCCGGCACCGCTGACGCCCCGTACTACCGTCCCGTCGCCGACGAGATCGAGATCTTCTCGGCAGCGTTCGCCGCTCGTCTACCGGTCCTGCTGAAGGGGCCGACGGGCTGCGGCAAGACCCGATTCGTCGAGTACATGGCGTGGCGGCTCTCCCAGGATCCAACGCAGCCGACGATCGGGCTCACCACCGTCGCCTGCCACGAAGACTTGACCGCCACCGACCTCGTCGGACGCTACCTGCTGTCGGGCGAAGAGACGGTCTGGATGGACGGGCCTCTCACCCGAGCCGTACGCCAGGGCGACATCTGCTATCTCGACGAGGTGGTCGAAGCCCGCAAGGACACCACCGTGGTCATCCACTCGCTCACCGATCACCGGCGGGTGCTTCCCATCGAGAAGACCTCGGAACAGGTGCACGCACACCCGGACTTCCTGCTCGTCATCTCGTACAACCCCGGCTACCAGTCGGTGGTCAAGGATCTCAAGCCCTCCACCCGCCAACGGTTCGTGAGCATCGAGTTCGACTATCCCGACGTCGACGCAGAGACCGAGATCGTGCGGACCGAATCGGGCACGACCGACGACATCGCTCGCTGCCTGGCAAGGATCGGCAACAAGACCCGCCACCTGCACGAGCGTGGCATCGAGGAAGGCGTCAGCACTCGGCTGCTGGTCTACGCCGGCACGCTCATCGCCGGCGGCATCTCACCTCGGCGGGCGTGCCAGAGTGCGATCGTGGAGGCCATCAGCGACGACCGCGACGTCCAACGGGCGGTGGCCGACATCGTCGACGTCGTGTTCCCGTGA